The genome window GGATCGGCTGTACCTGGGAAACATGAACGCCAAGCGTGACTGGGGTTTTGCCGGAGATTACGTGGAAGCTATGTGGCTCATGGTGCAGCAAGGCCAGCCGGAAGATTTTGTCATCGCCACGGGAGAGACCCACACCGTACGTGAGTTTGTAGAGGCTGCTTTTGGCCGAGCCGGCGTGCGCATAGAATGGAGCGGTAGCGGGATAGAAGAAACCGGGCGTGTTGCCGCCATAGAGCCAGGCAGCCCGGCCGCCAAAGCCGGCGTGCTTAAAACGGGGCAAACAATAGTCGCGGTAGACCCGCGCTACTTCCGCCCGGCTGAGGTGGAGCTGCTGCTCGGAGACCCGTCTAAGGCTAAAGAGCGCCTCGGCTGGGAACCCCGGGTCAAGTTCCATGGCTTGGTAGAAATGATGGTAGACGCAGATCTCATGGCACAGCAGCGCGAGATGTATTTAAAGTCCGGCGGCTACGAGGTAAAGAACTATTTTGAATAAGAACAGCAGAATATACCTGGCGGGCCACACCGGCCTGGTGGGTAGCGCCGTGTACCGGGCGCTGCAGGGCAAGGGTTACACAAACATTATCACCCGCACGCTGGAAGAGCTTGACCTCACTCGTCAGGCAGAAGCAGAAGCGTTCTTTGCTGCAGAGCAACCGGAAGTAGTCATCCTTGCTGCTGCCAAAGTTGGCGGGATACTGGCCAACAACACCTACAAGGCGGAGTTCATCTATCAGAACGCCATGATAGCGGCCAACGTCATTCACGCCGCCTACCGCTTTGGCGTTACCAAGCTTCTGAACCTGGGCTCAAGCTGCATCTATCCCAAGCTTGCCGAGCAGCCGCTTACTGAAGAGGCGCTCCTCTCCGGCTACCTGGAGCCCACGAACGAGCCCTATGCCATTGCCAAGATCATGGCCATCAAGTTGTGCCGTTATTACAATGAACAGTATGGCACCAACTTCATCAGTGCCATGCCCACCAACCTCTACGGACCGGGTGACAACTTTGACCTCCAGACCAGCCATGTACTCCCGGCGCTGCTACGCAAAATCCATGAGGCCAAGGCTGCAGGCAGTGCCTCGGTCACCGTCTGGGGTGACGGCTCACCCCTGCGTGAGTTTCTCTACGTGGAGGACTTGGCCCAGGGGTTGCTGTTTCTCCTGGAGAACGTGGACGCACCGGAGCTCAAAGAGCTTTGTCCTGACTACTTTGTAAATATCGGGACCGGGAGCGATGTCTCCATTCGCGACCTGGCCCAGACCATTGCCAAGGTTATAGGGTGGCAAGGCAGTCTAGACTGGGACACCAGCAAACCCAATGGCACCCCTCGCAAGCTTATGGACGTGAGTAAACTCACCCGGCTGGGCTGGCGGGCCAAAACATCTCTAAGGGAAGGCATTGCAGAGACGTACCAGTGGTATACGGCAAACGGAACCACCTAAGATGCTGACGAACGCAATGAACGGTATTCTCGAATTTATTATATATCTACATGCAACAGGTACGTCGCAGTCGAGAATGCGTCTGTTAAAATCTTCGTGTTCGAGAAAGTATAAATTGAATGACATCTGACCGTAACAAACGAATAGCTAAGAATGCGGTGATGCTCTACATCAGACAGCTTTTAATCCTGTTCGTAAGTCTGTACACAGTCAGAATCGTTTTGGCTGAACTCGGTGTCGAGGACTATGGCATCTATGGCGCGGTGGGTGGTCTTGTTGCTTTGAGTGCTTTCTTGCCAGGATCGCTCGCGCAGGCTACGCAGCGGTTTTTTTCGTTCGCTTTGGGCGAAAGGAACGATGATCAACTAAAAACGGCATTCTCAGTTAATCTTGCGATGTATCTCTCGGTTGCGGTCATTGTGTTTGTCATTCTACAGACCGTTGGTCGCTGGTTTGTATATACACAACTTGCTGTGCCGGTTGATCGAATCCAGGCGGCTAGAACTCTTTACCAGTATACCGCGCTGGCATTCTTGACCAGCGTCATAACCACGCCTTTCAGGGCCATTATCATGGCTCATGAAGACATGAAACTTTACGCATATATTTCCATACTCGAAGCATTCATGAAACTTGGTGTGGTATTCCTGCTTCAGTATCTTCCATACGACAAGCTTCAGCTTTACGGACTGTTGGTGCTCTGTGTTGGCGTCGTCAATGCGATGCTGTATGTCGCAATCTGTTTTAATCGCTACGAAGAATGTCAAATAAAAAAGATCTATTGGAACACTGCGTTGCTGCGAGAGATCGTTGGCTTCACCGGATGGACCGTTTTTGGTCAAATATCAAACGTTGCCCGCACTCACGCTGTGACGTTACTCTTGAATCAGTCCTTCGCACCGGTTGTCGTGGCTGCAAGAGCGATCTCTGTGCAAGTTGCTAGTAAAGTCAACATATTTTCCAGCAACTTTAACGTTAGTCTGTACCCACCAATTATAAAAAGCTATGCCGCAAATGAGCGACAAGACATGTTTTCTTTGATCACCGGTGGATCAAAAATTACTTTTTTCTTGTTATGGATATTGGCCCTGCCGATGATTGTCGAAATGAATGCGATATTGGGGTTATGGCTTGGCGATGTTCCGCCTCACGCGGTGCTTTTTACCCAGCTCTCATTAGTCGAAGCGCTTATTCTATCAGTAAGCTTGCCTTTGACCGCCGCTGCCAGGGCGCCTGGAAAAATGAAAACCTACGAGTTGAGCTTAGGGAGTATACAAATCGGGATATTCATTACCGCATGGATGGTTGTTTCGGCAGGAGCGCCTGCCTACAGTGTGTTTATCGTTGCGATATTGGCAAATATTCTCATGTTCGGAGTGCGGTTGTACTTGGTTAACCGGCTTACCGAGTTTCCTATCAGTATATTTTTGAGATACACGGTGCTCCCGGTACTCGTAATTGTGCTCATTACTGCGGCGCCGGTTGTATTGATTCAAAAGCTTTTGCCACAGGGTTTGCAATGGACGGCATTGGTCGTGTTCACGAGTTTCTTATTGTCCACGGTATCTATGTATTTCATCGGTCTTGATAAAACATGGCGCTCTAAGGTGGCTTGTAGTGTCCTGTCACGGTTCTCGATGTTCCAGCGGATATGAAGTGTGTATTAGTTGTCTGTGGAACCGATGTAATGAACGTTCATTGAGTTCAGATACTTGCGCATCGAGGCGATAATTCCAGCGTTACGACGCGCACAAGCCGTGAGTTCACTGATAGCAATACATCCACAACGGGTAAGGTAACGGAAGACTGGTATATCTCACTTCTATTGGTGCGCCACTGGAATGCGATTATGGTTTTAGTGGCCTCTAGTTCGCTTTCTTTCGAGTGTCGCGTATCGGATTCGCTCGGATCAACAAAACGCAACACCTTATTGAGTCCCATGCGTGTCTACGAGAATTTGCTGAAGCCAATACCGGAAAGTTCTGCTATGCTGCTCGATACAGCGGACGGCGACTCTGAGTTCCTGTTTACAGACGAGTATTCAGTGGCTAAGGGTAGGCAGGCAGATATTCTATGAAAAGATTAGGCAAGTCTGGCGAACAAATTAGTAGGTTTTACTGATGAAAATGCTAAAAAAAACGATAATTCGAATTTCTCGAGCAAAGCTATATCTTAGACGTGCGGTGAGCTTTGTACGCCATGGCGGGGTTCATATCTGCACTCCCAACTATGTGAACTGTGAAAACCGTCATAGCGATAAGGTAGTCTTGGTGACTGGCGGCGGCGGCGGAATAGGTTTCGCGGCGGCCCAGAAGTTGGTCAACGAAGGCGCTAAGGTTATCATTACCGGAAGGAATTCGGACAAGCTTCGGTCAGCGGTTGAGAAAATCGGTGGGGACAGGATCGCGAATTATCAGTGGGACGTTACGGACATTGGGAACATGTCTTCGCATCTCGATCATATAGATTCAATTTTCGACCGTAAGGTCAATGTCGTGATAAACAACGCTGGTGTGAACAACACTTCAAGAATTCCGGACGTCAGCGAGAAAGATTGGGACGAGGTTTATGCAACCAATTCCAAAGCTGTATTCTTCCTGTGCCAGGAAATGTGCCGACGGTGGTTGGTTGACGGAGATTCGACTACGAAGAAGATCATCAATATTTCGTCTCAAGGTGCTTTTGTTGGAGCAACGTTCCCATACCGTATGAGTAAGTGGGATGTCGCTGGGTTGACCCAAGGCTTGGCGCTTCAGTATGCGTCGTCACAAATTGTTGTGAACGGGGTGGCTCCAGGTATCGCAGCTACAGACATGCAGCCAGGTTTTTCGGCACGGGATGACAATAACCTGTTCACGCCACTTGTTCCTCTTCAGAGATGTGCGATTCCCGAGGAAATCGGCGAATTGATTTCGTTCATGGTCAGTGATTCGGCGAACTTCATTGTAGGTCAAACGATTGTCATGGACGGCGGCTATTCAATCAAATAGTCTTGATTGTGCGACTTTTTTTCTTCGAAATAGATGGAGGCAGACAGTGAATATTGGCTACACAGACGAAAAACAGACTCAGATTGTAATTGCGCTACTCAAGCAGCATGGGATCAAAAAGATAATCGCCTCGCCTGGGACAACAAATATGACATTGGTGCTCAGCATGCAGCACGATTCACATTTCGAAATCTATTCGAGCGTTGATGAGCGTTCTGCGGCCTATATGGCGTGTGGACTTGCTGCGGAATCAGGAGAACCTGTCGTAATTAGCTGTACTGGGGCAACCGCCTCTAGAAACTACATGCCTGGGCTCACAGAGGCCTACTACCGAAAACTGCCGGTGTTAGCCGTTACGGCGACAAAAACACTCCCCCATGTAGGCCATCACATCGCCCAGGTAATCGATCGAAGTGTAATGCCTGTCGACACGGTTGTTCATAGCGTCACACTTCCGTTGGTGAAGGATGATGAGGACTTTAAGGACTGTGAGATCAAGGTGAATCAGGCAGTTTTAGAGTTATGTCGTCGTGGCGGAGGCCCTGTACATATCAATCTTCCAACGGTGTACTCGCAGAACTATGAGGTGCAAGAGTTGCCGGATGTACGAGTGATTAAGCGGTTTGTTTCAGGTGCTAAGTTACCTCCACTGCCAACCGGTAAGATCGGCGTGTTCATTGGCGCACATGCTATCATGAGTGACGTAGAAACTGCCACGCTTGATGCCTTTTGCGCGGCAAATAACG of Alkalispirochaeta americana contains these proteins:
- a CDS encoding GDP-L-fucose synthase family protein is translated as MNKNSRIYLAGHTGLVGSAVYRALQGKGYTNIITRTLEELDLTRQAEAEAFFAAEQPEVVILAAAKVGGILANNTYKAEFIYQNAMIAANVIHAAYRFGVTKLLNLGSSCIYPKLAEQPLTEEALLSGYLEPTNEPYAIAKIMAIKLCRYYNEQYGTNFISAMPTNLYGPGDNFDLQTSHVLPALLRKIHEAKAAGSASVTVWGDGSPLREFLYVEDLAQGLLFLLENVDAPELKELCPDYFVNIGTGSDVSIRDLAQTIAKVIGWQGSLDWDTSKPNGTPRKLMDVSKLTRLGWRAKTSLREGIAETYQWYTANGTT
- a CDS encoding SDR family NAD(P)-dependent oxidoreductase gives rise to the protein MKMLKKTIIRISRAKLYLRRAVSFVRHGGVHICTPNYVNCENRHSDKVVLVTGGGGGIGFAAAQKLVNEGAKVIITGRNSDKLRSAVEKIGGDRIANYQWDVTDIGNMSSHLDHIDSIFDRKVNVVINNAGVNNTSRIPDVSEKDWDEVYATNSKAVFFLCQEMCRRWLVDGDSTTKKIINISSQGAFVGATFPYRMSKWDVAGLTQGLALQYASSQIVVNGVAPGIAATDMQPGFSARDDNNLFTPLVPLQRCAIPEEIGELISFMVSDSANFIVGQTIVMDGGYSIK